In Anaerolineae bacterium, the sequence CAGGATTTCCTCGTCGCTGACGGTGATGAACTCGCCGCCGGTCTGCCGCACCGCCCGCAGGGCCTTGATGCGGTCCCGCGGGATGCCCACGGAGATGGAATCCGCCAGCGTGTTCGGGACAATCGGTTCAATCTCTTCGGTGCCCTTGCGCCAGGCGTTGTAGAGCACCGCCGAACCCTCTGCCTGTACCCCCATCAGCTTCGGCATCTTGTCGATGAAGCCCAGGGCGTACAGATCGCGCAAGCCCTTCCACAGGCCCCCGATGATACAGCCATCGCCCACGGAGACGAAGATGCGGTCGGGCGCCTGCCAGTTCAGTTGTTCGCAGATTTCCAGCGCGGCCGTTTTCTTCCCCTCGGAGAGATAGGGGTTGTAGGCGGTGTTGCGGGAGTACCAGCCGTATTCCGCCGAAGCCTTGAGGCAGAGGTCGAAGGCCTCGTCGTAGGTGCCGTTGATGGCGATCACGTTGGCGCCGAAGATCAGCAGTTGGGCGATCTTGGCCTCGGGCGCGGTCTTGGGCACGAAGATATAGGTCTTGATGCCGACGGAGGCGGCCAGGCCGGCGACCGACGAAGCGGCGTTCCCCGTGGAAGCCGCGGTAATCACCCCCCGTCCCAGCTCCAGCGCCTTGGCCACTCCCACCGCGCTGGCGCGATCCTTCAGCGAAGCGGTGGGATTGCGCCCATCATCCTTGACCCAGAGATGGCGCAGGCCCAATTGGCCGGCCAACCGGTCAGCTTTGTACAGGGGCGTCCATCCCACCTGCAGGGGCGGCAGGGTATCCCGGCTTCGCAGGGGGAGGAGATCGAAATAGCGCCAGATGGAGGGCGTGCGATCCTCCGCCAGTTTCTCTTTGGTCAGCCGGCGGGCGATCTTGTCATAATCATATATCACATCCACAATGCCCTCATCGCCGTGCTTGGGGCAGACGTACAGAATCTCGTCCGGCGCATATTCCGCGCCGCATATCATGCACTTGAGCCCTTTGACGTGATCCATCGTGATTTGCTCCTTGTCAGTATGGCGTATGGCATTCCAGGGCGCGGCCGGCGCGTTGGCCCAGATGTTCGCCGCCGGCGGCGCTCAGCACGCCGTTGACGAAGACATGGGTGATGCCGGCCGGATGCCGGCAGGGGGCCTCATACGTGGCGAGGTCCGCGACAACAGCCGGGTCAAAAATCACCAGGTCGGCCCAGTATCCCTCGCGCACCAGCCCACGATCGCGCAGGCCCAGGCGCTGTGCCGGCAGGGAGGTCATTTTGCGCACCGCCTCCTGCAGGGGAAGAAGCCGGCGTTCCCGCACGTAGTGTCCCAGCACCCGGGGATAGGCCCCGTAAGCGCGCGGGTGGGGCCTGCCGGCCAGCAGGCCGTCGGTGGAGACCATCTGGAGGGGGTGCCGCATGATGCGCTCCACGTCCTCCTCGCTCATGCAGAAGTCCACCATGGTGACGGCCAACTGCTCTTCCCACAGCAGGT encodes:
- a CDS encoding threonine synthase → MDHVKGLKCMICGAEYAPDEILYVCPKHGDEGIVDVIYDYDKIARRLTKEKLAEDRTPSIWRYFDLLPLRSRDTLPPLQVGWTPLYKADRLAGQLGLRHLWVKDDGRNPTASLKDRASAVGVAKALELGRGVITAASTGNAASSVAGLAASVGIKTYIFVPKTAPEAKIAQLLIFGANVIAINGTYDEAFDLCLKASAEYGWYSRNTAYNPYLSEGKKTAALEICEQLNWQAPDRIFVSVGDGCIIGGLWKGLRDLYALGFIDKMPKLMGVQAEGSAVLYNAWRKGTEEIEPIVPNTLADSISVGIPRDRIKALRAVRQTGGEFITVSDEEILDAMRVLARGAAVFGEPAGVTSLAGLRKMLREGRLDPDERIVVLITGNGLKDVASAIKATGRPHIIDPTMEDLRRLVATIG